A section of the Triticum dicoccoides isolate Atlit2015 ecotype Zavitan chromosome 7A, WEW_v2.0, whole genome shotgun sequence genome encodes:
- the LOC119328111 gene encoding uncharacterized protein LOC119328111, whose translation MAPPPLKNPCQPTRHLILLLLASTATFSAAVSTRSHSSVCPAPAPAPDRHTDADDALSLARSYSSVCPTPAPAPDRHTDADDALSLARSFQIYDGYFSGGEGSLFSPDDHLHGSYRSFSLFPDRAVRTTDPALVHLTATLTLAGPRFGEYHRRHGNRGNYTVPAYIFFVLDGYYSSASLQLCMVGTGTEPAADGSVKRYADVALRLRVPGPSSLADPFVNGSLDGSAGFGAIQLLAYAEGDDYEYGERATCSPPVQPARGSPRELDGGSFVCDDLKERLVTTYRLQDHHSGSPAKLPRMHVNRMQCTPDGAVRAYVVFSDDTGDAGRRSEFLVDEEAVVADGHWDSARDMLCLRACRVVRSVPMPSTLAVRECGIELSFWLPSEWTIFERSVVAGALWNPAHGRTGGVMSAFSIHDHRRNLSDVRYTYNHTMLDVAKEHDLKINKEKIRGSFPVPGNSAYHDFKLHFFVANSPRRGEAHPVAIGSVMVNEDGWSADDSLPGSAAGDTEHDLLRISYDIHWYAPPDNEWLRPTKNVSYYHRPEEERRISTSAEGVYDPRRGILSMAGCQRRNGSTDCRILITVQLASLEGLGGGGAISSLRDRSDRLFFETMNITLYGMYTEQVSEAVSRMDLESVALVASTTLSCVFAALQILHARKSPGAAAATSITMLAVLALGHLAPLALSFEVIFMSRRSQYSLGSTSGWLELNQVMMSVPALVVFVLHLRLLQLALVGRLRPAAGRSEPATTSVSERAVFKVCLPLYLLGGVITATVHAISVRGGSPAGSVGGEAATLRDGIVSYAGLMLDGFLLPQVILNASLLGSRVRAISPWFYMGGTMIRVAPHVYDVVRRQVYVPSMSPSDIYASPRGDLFGVAWDVVVLCGAALLAALLFFQQRLGAGALSLPWPKILHLRKECYMLISRGDVSSSSLRIYSSLILAGPTPRF comes from the coding sequence ATGGCGCCGCCACCACTGAAGAACCCTTGCCAGCCCACTCGCCACCTCATCTTGCTTCTCCTTGCGTCCACCGCCACCTTCTCCGCCGCTGTTTCCACCCGCTCCCACTCCTCCGTCTGCCCCGCTCCCGCACCCGCTCCCGACCGccacaccgacgccgacgacgcccTTTCGCTCGCCCGCTCCTACTCCTCCGTCTGCCCCACTCCGGCGCCCGCTCCCGACCGccacaccgacgccgacgacgcccTTTCGCTAGCCCGCTCCTTCCAGATATACGACGGCTACTTCTCCGGAGGCGAGGGCAGCCTCTTCTCCCCCGACGATCACCTCCACGGCAGCTACCGCTCGTTTTCCCtcttccccgaccgcgccgtccgcACCACCGACCCGGCTCTCGTCCACCTCACCGCCACCCTCACCCTCGCCGGGCCCCGCTTCGGAGAGTACCACCGGCGCCATGGAAACCGCGGTAACTACACCGTCCCCGCGTACATCTTTTTCGTCCTCGACGGTTACTACTCCTCCGCCTCTCTCCAGCTCTGCATGGTCGGGACGGGCACCGAGCCCGCCGCCGACGGATCTGTGAAGCGGTACGCGGACGTCGCCCTCCGCCTCCGCGTCCCCGGTCCTTCCAGCCTCGCCGATCCCTTCGTGAACGGCAGTCTAGATGGCTCCGCCGGCTTCGGGGCCATCCAGCTGCTCGCGTACGCCGAAGGCGACGACTACGAGTACGGCGAGCGCGCCACCTGCAGCCCACCGGTGCAGCCGGCCAGGGGCTCGCCCCGGGAGCTCGACGGCGGCAGCTTCGTGTGCGACGACCTGAAAGAGCGGCTCGTGACCACGTACAGGCTGCAGGATCACCACAGCGGCTCCCCGGCCAAGCTTCCGCGGATGCACGTCAACCGGATGCAGTGCACGCCGGACGGCGCCGTGCGCGCGTACGTGGTGTTCTCCGACGACACCGGGGACGCGGGGCGTCGGTCTGAATTCCTGGTGGACGAGGAGGCGGTCGTGGCCGACGGGCACTGGGACTCGGCCCGGGACATGCTCTGCCTCAGAGCATGCCGGGTGGTGCGCTCCGTGCCGATGCCGTCAACTCTGGCGGTGCGGGAGTGCGGGATCGAGCTGAGCTTCTGGCTCCCGTCCGAGTGGACGATCTTCGAGCGGAGCGTCGTGGCCGGCGCGCTCTGGAACCCGGCTCATGGGAGGACCGGCGGCGTGATGTCGGCCTTCAGCATCCACGACCACAGAAGAAACCTCTCGGACGTGCGGTACACCTACAACCACACGATGCTCGACGTGGCCAAGGAGCATGACCTGAAGATCAACAAGGAGAAGATCAGAGGATCGTTCCCGGTCCCGGGCAACTCTGCTTACCATGACTTCAAGCTCCATTTCTTCGTGGCCAACagcccgaggcggggcgaggctcaCCCGGTCGCCATTGGTTCGGTGATGGTAAACGAGGATGGGTGGTCCGCCGACGATTCCCTCCCCGGATCTGCGGCGGGTGACACGGAGCACGATCTGCTGAGAATCAGCTACGATATACACTGGTATGCTCCACCGGACAACGAGTGGCTGCGCCCAACCAAGAATGTGTCCTACTACCATAGGCCAGAGGAAGAACGGCGAATCTCGACCTCGGCAGAGGGTGTGTATGATCCCAGGAGGGGCATCCTGAGCATGGCCGGCTGTCAACGGCGCAACGGCTCGACGGACTGCCGGATACTGATCACCGTGCAGCTTGCCTCCCTCGAGGGGCTCGGGGGCGGCGGAGCGATCAGCAGCCTCAGGGACAGGTCCGACCGTCTCTTCTTCGAGACGATGAACATCACCTTGTACGGGATGTACACGGAGCAAGTGTCCGAGGCGGTGTCGAGGATGGACCTGGAGAGCGTCGCGCTCGTAGCCTCCACGACGCTGTCGTGCGTCTTCGCCGCCCTGCAGATCCTGCACGCCAGGAAGAGCCCCGGGGCGGCCGCGGCGACGTCGATCACCATGCTCGCCGTCCTCGCCCTGGGGCACCTCGCCCCTCTGGCGCTCAGCTTCGAGGTCATCTTCATGAGCAGGAGGAGCCAGTACTCTCTTGGCTCGACGAGCGGGTGGCTCGAGCTGAACCAGGTGATGATGAGTGTGCCTGCGCTGGTCGTCTTCGTGCTGCATCTCCGCCTTCTTCAGCTGGCGCTGGTCGGCCGGCTGAGACCGGCCGCCGGTCGGAGCGAACCCGCGACGACGTCCGTCTCGGAGAGGGCCGTGTTCAAGGTATGCCTGCCGCTGTACCTGCTCGGAGGAGTCATCACCGCGACCGTCCACGCGATCAGTGTCCGCGGCGGCTCGCCGGCCGGTAGCGTCGGTGGAGAGGCGGCCACGCTCCGGGACGGCATCGTGTCGTACGCGGGGCTGATGCTGGACGGCTTCCTGCTCCCTCAGGTCATCCTGAACGCGTCCTTGTTGGGCTCCAGAGTCCGAGCGATTTCGCCGTGGTTTTACATGGGCGGCACCATGATCCGGGTGGCGCCTCACGTGTATGATGTGGTCAGGAGGCAGGTCTACGTGCCGAGCATGAGCCCCTCTGACATCTACGCGAGTCCTCGCGGCGACCTCTTTGGTGTCGCGTGGGATGTGGTTGTATTGTGCGGAGCAGCGTTGCTGGCGGCGCTCTTGTTCTTCCAGCAACGGCTTGGAGCCGGCGCCTTGTCGCTTCCTTGGCCGAAAATCCTACACTTACGGAAAGAGTGCTACATGCTGATTTCACGGGGAGATGTGTCCTCCTCTTCACTACGAATTTACTCCTCCTTGATTTTAGCTGGCCCCACCCCTCGATTCTAA
- the LOC119329295 gene encoding uncharacterized protein LOC119329295 gives MIEQFVNFVIRPPRAEYNPDQYLWEPEFTLAGRKYKRIDLELSNERNQTLKCSHYVPAVIPENTALPCVIYCHGNSGCRADANEAAVILLPSNITLFALDFAGSGLSGGEYVSLGWHEKQDLKSVVSFLRKNKEVSCIGLWGRSMGAVTSLLYGAEDPSIAGMVLDSAFSNLYELMLELVDVYKIRVPKFTVKMAVHYMRRVIQRRAKFDIMDLNVVQFAPKTFIPALFGHASSDVFIQSHHTDRIHQAYAGDKNLIKFDGDHNSARPQFYYDSVSIFFYNVLNPPQFPSACSNKLEKYYNRGAGTNESLLYEIINGLRAAGTDAGSSSAAAASFTNATKSVVELLTERVNQLSVKNDSDLDFLLDENHNLTEMEENTAESHTQDKANRQNEECCSYTSSNRESWGRCSSLGAASDVSSSGERPRVSDHKHKSLTLRALATPLRRIRRKPLTIPKERKNRSLWKRLNQERHDMGESLTQRFRLCLQGQSQHKRTKSS, from the exons ATGATCGAGCAGTTCGTTAACTTCGTCATCCGCCCGCCACG TGCAGAGTACAACCCAGATCAGTATTTATGGGAGCCAGAGTTTACTCTTGCAGGAAGAAAGTACAAACGAATAGATTTGGAG CTTTCCAATGAAAGAAACCAGACCTTAAAATGCAGCCACTATGTTCCTGCCGTCATCCCAGAAAACACTGCCCTTCCATGTGTGATCTACTGCCATGGGAATAG TGGGTGCAGAGCAGATGCAAACGAAGCTGCTGTCATACTTTTGCCTTCAAACATTACACTTTTTGCACTTGATTTCGCTGGATCAGGGCTATCAGGGGGAGAGTATGTCAGCCTTGGTTGGCACGAG AAACAGGATCTCAAGTCCGTGGTGTCCTTTTTGCGGAAGAATAAGGAAGTCTCTTGCATAGGTCTTTGGGGGCGTTCGATGGGTGCTGTTACAAG CCTGCTGTATGGAGCAGAAGACCCCTCAATTGCTGGCATGGTTTTGGacagtgctttctctaacttgtatGAGCTAATGCTAGAGCTTGTTGATGTTTACAAAATCAGAGTTCCAAAGTTCACG GTTAAGATGGCTGTACACTACATGCGCCGTGTCATTCAAAGAAGAGCTAAATTTGACATAATGGATCTTAATGTTGTTCAG TTTGCCCCCAAGACGTTTATTCCGGCATTATTTGGACATGCATCGAGTGACGTGTTTATTCAGTCCCATCACACTGATCGTATTCATCAGGCGTATGCG GGTGATAAAAATTTAATCAAATTTGATGGCGATCACAACTCTGCTAGGCCCCAGTTTTATTATGATTCCGTTTCAATATTCTTCTATAATGTTCTGAATCCACCTCAATTTCCGTCTGCATGCTCAAATAAGCTAGAGAAGTACTATAACCGTGGGGCTGGAACTAATGAG AGCTTACTGTATGAGATCATAAATGGTCTAAGGGCTGCTGGTACTGATGCAGGAAGTTCATCCGCAGCTGCAGCTAGTTTCACCAATG CGACAAAATCAGTAGTTGAATTGCTGACGGAGAGGGTAAATCAACTGTCCGTTAAAAATGACAGTGACTTG GATTTCCTTTTGGAcgaaaatcataacctcactgaaaTGGAAGAGAACACTGCAGAGTCTCATACACAG GATAAGGCGAACAGGCAAAATGAGGAGTGCTGCTCATACACAAGTTCAAACCGAGAGAGCTGGGGAAGATGTTCTTCCTTGGGCGCAGCGAGTGATGTATCATCCTCCGGCGAGCGTCCCAGGGTTTCCGATCATAAGCATAAG AGCTTGACACTAAGAGCTCTGGCAACACCGTTGAGACGGATACGACGGAAACCACTCACCATACCAAAGGAGAGGAAGAACAGATCTCTATGGAAGAGGCTTAACCAGGAGAGGCATGATATGGGGGAGAGCTTAACCCAGCGTTTCAGGCTGTGCCTCCAGGGCCAATCCCAGCACAAGAGAACAAAGTCGTCCTGA